Proteins co-encoded in one Burkholderia ambifaria AMMD genomic window:
- a CDS encoding beta-propeller fold lactonase family protein, which yields MRTFLSLGRALALAAAVLAPAAHANNVIILNSAEATLSLIDQQTREVVSTLPTGKEPHHLMATPDNSSLIVANSISNSLMFLDPKTGKLQRTVEGIDDPYQLGFSPDRKWFAAAGLRLDRVDIYSYDGHDVHLAKRVPLAVMPSHLAFTKDSKTLLVSLQVSGEIAAIDLPTQTVKWKMKVGKVPAGLWLTPDDKFLLVGMTGADYVAVVDWRNQKVVKQIYTGKGAHNFRSLADGTHVAVTNRVANTISILDENTLTNVGDITGLLPGPDDMELSADKKTLWVTFRFAKKVGIIDLASRKLVQTIAVGRSPHGIYFYDRAPWKAANGA from the coding sequence ATGCGCACTTTCCTTTCCCTCGGCCGCGCACTCGCGCTGGCCGCCGCCGTGCTGGCGCCGGCCGCACACGCGAATAACGTGATCATCCTCAACTCGGCCGAAGCGACGCTTTCCCTGATCGATCAGCAGACCCGCGAGGTCGTCTCCACGCTGCCGACCGGCAAGGAGCCGCACCATCTGATGGCGACGCCCGACAATTCGTCGCTGATCGTCGCAAATTCGATCTCGAACAGCCTGATGTTCCTCGATCCGAAGACGGGCAAGCTGCAGCGCACCGTCGAAGGGATCGACGATCCGTACCAGCTCGGCTTCTCGCCCGACCGCAAGTGGTTCGCGGCGGCAGGGCTGCGGCTCGATCGCGTCGACATCTACAGCTATGACGGCCACGACGTGCACCTCGCGAAGCGCGTGCCGCTCGCGGTGATGCCGAGCCACCTCGCGTTCACGAAGGACAGCAAGACGCTGCTCGTGTCGCTGCAGGTGTCCGGCGAGATCGCGGCGATCGACCTGCCGACGCAGACGGTCAAGTGGAAGATGAAGGTCGGCAAGGTGCCGGCCGGCCTGTGGCTCACGCCGGACGACAAGTTCCTGCTGGTCGGCATGACCGGCGCGGATTACGTCGCGGTCGTCGACTGGCGCAACCAGAAGGTCGTCAAGCAGATCTACACGGGCAAGGGCGCGCACAACTTCCGCTCGCTCGCCGACGGCACGCACGTCGCCGTCACGAACCGGGTCGCGAACACGATCAGCATCCTCGACGAGAACACGCTCACCAACGTCGGCGACATCACCGGCCTGCTGCCGGGGCCGGACGACATGGAGCTGTCGGCCGACAAGAAGACGCTGTGGGTGACGTTCCGCTTCGCGAAGAAGGTCGGTATCATCGATCTGGCATCGCGCAAGCTGGTGCAGACGATCGCCGTCGGCCGTTCGCCGCACGGGATCTACTTCTACGACCGCGCGCCGTGGAAGGCTGCGAACGGCGCGTGA
- a CDS encoding EI24 domain-containing protein yields MNDLLRSFIRALASALHPRMLWLTLMPFVVSALLWGVLLWFSWQTLIDAARGALDGFVLTAALYRAFDAIGMSQLHAVVAPFVVVSLAIPLIVLTVLLLIATISMPVVIKHLSNRQFAALEAKRGGTFVGSVVNSLGAALVGVVLLVVTIPLWLIPPFFALLPPVIWGWLTYRVMTYDALAQHASRDERRALVRQHRWPLIGIGVATGLLGTVPTFVWVSSVWMMVLFPFVAAAMIWVYAFILVFSALWFGHYCLRALDDLRASSRATAIDMGQA; encoded by the coding sequence ATGAACGACTTGCTGCGCTCCTTCATCCGGGCGCTCGCCAGCGCGCTGCACCCGCGCATGCTGTGGCTGACCCTGATGCCGTTCGTCGTCTCGGCGCTGCTGTGGGGCGTGTTGCTGTGGTTCTCGTGGCAGACGCTGATCGATGCCGCGCGCGGCGCGCTCGACGGCTTCGTGCTGACCGCCGCGCTGTACCGCGCGTTCGACGCGATCGGGATGTCGCAGCTGCATGCGGTCGTCGCGCCGTTCGTCGTCGTGTCGCTCGCGATTCCGCTGATCGTGCTGACCGTGCTGCTGCTGATCGCGACGATCTCGATGCCCGTCGTGATCAAGCACCTGTCGAACCGCCAGTTCGCCGCGCTCGAGGCGAAGCGGGGCGGCACCTTCGTCGGCAGCGTGGTCAATTCGCTCGGCGCGGCGCTCGTCGGCGTCGTGCTGCTCGTCGTCACGATTCCCCTGTGGCTGATTCCGCCGTTCTTCGCGCTGCTGCCACCCGTGATCTGGGGCTGGCTCACGTACCGCGTGATGACCTACGACGCGCTCGCCCAGCACGCGAGCCGCGACGAGCGCCGCGCGCTCGTGCGACAGCATCGCTGGCCGCTGATCGGCATCGGCGTCGCGACCGGGCTGCTCGGCACCGTGCCGACCTTCGTGTGGGTGTCGTCGGTCTGGATGATGGTGCTGTTTCCGTTCGTGGCGGCGGCCATGATCTGGGTTTACGCTTTCATCCTGGTCTTCTCGGCGCTGTGGTTCGGGCACTATTGCCTGCGCGCGCTGGACGACCTGCGCGCAAGCTCGCGCGCCACCGCAATCGACATGGGGCAGGCATGA
- a CDS encoding sterol desaturase family protein: MLHLIDAFVSDIQTWLYVDVVQPLLFKFNLMDYDEDTYDALYWVIIGALQMVLMFALLRPLEALAPVERWKNRRAVRVDVIYTAISKLGIYALFFFFALQPVFDKFQSWLRLHGVANFNLDYLWPGVTSQPIVAFAIYLVVLDFAGYWYHRWQHKFGIWWELHAVHHSQRQMSLWCDDRNHLLDDVLQSCFFAAIALVIGVTPSQFVVLTAVTNFLQSIQHTNARLSFGRLGERLLVSPTFHRRHHAVGYGHEGTKYGCNFGVLFPWWDVMFGTASWNRTVEPTGIREQVDGVSYGDGFWAQHGLAFVRIFRRLVPAKRGAASA; this comes from the coding sequence ATGCTGCACCTGATCGATGCGTTCGTGTCGGACATCCAGACCTGGCTGTACGTCGACGTCGTGCAGCCGCTCCTCTTCAAGTTCAACCTGATGGACTATGACGAGGACACCTACGACGCACTGTACTGGGTGATCATCGGCGCGCTGCAGATGGTGCTGATGTTCGCGCTGCTGCGCCCGCTCGAGGCGCTCGCGCCCGTCGAGCGCTGGAAGAACCGCCGCGCGGTGCGGGTCGACGTGATCTACACGGCGATCTCGAAGCTCGGCATCTATGCGCTGTTCTTCTTCTTCGCGCTGCAGCCGGTGTTCGACAAGTTCCAGTCGTGGCTGCGCCTGCACGGCGTCGCGAACTTCAACCTCGACTATCTGTGGCCCGGCGTGACCTCGCAGCCGATCGTCGCGTTCGCGATCTACCTCGTCGTGCTCGACTTCGCCGGCTACTGGTATCACCGCTGGCAGCACAAGTTCGGGATCTGGTGGGAGCTGCACGCGGTCCATCACAGCCAGCGGCAGATGTCGCTGTGGTGCGACGACCGCAACCACCTGCTCGACGACGTGCTCCAGTCGTGCTTCTTCGCGGCGATCGCGCTCGTGATCGGCGTGACGCCGTCGCAGTTCGTCGTGCTGACCGCGGTCACCAACTTCCTGCAGAGCATCCAGCATACGAATGCGCGACTGTCGTTCGGCCGGCTCGGCGAGCGCCTGCTCGTGAGCCCGACCTTCCACCGGCGCCACCACGCGGTCGGCTACGGCCATGAAGGCACCAAGTACGGCTGCAACTTCGGCGTGCTGTTCCCGTGGTGGGACGTGATGTTCGGCACCGCGTCGTGGAACCGCACGGTCGAGCCGACCGGCATTCGCGAGCAGGTCGACGGCGTGTCCTACGGCGACGGCTTCTGGGCGCAGCACGGCCTCGCGTTCGTGCGGATCTTCCGGCGCCTCGTTCCCGCGAAGCGCGGCGCGGCGTCGGCCTGA
- the glnA gene encoding type I glutamate--ammonia ligase, translating into MSKTVADVMQLVKDEDVKFVDFRFTDTRGKEQHVSVPVSAFDEDKFESGHAFDGSSIAGWKGIEASDMLLMPDPSAAFVDPFYEESTLVLTCDVVEPADGKGYERDPRSLAKRGEAYLKSTGIGDTAYFGPEPEFFIFDSVQWNTDMSGCFVKINSEEAPWSAGKEFEGGNTGHRPGTKGGYFPVAPVDTFQDMRSEMCLLLEQLGIPVEVHHHEVAGQGQNEIGTKFSTLVQRADWTQWSKYIIHNVAHSYGKTATFMPKPVVGDNGSGMHVHQSIWKDGQNLFAGNGYAGLSELALFYIGGIIKHARALNAITNPTTNSYKRLVPHFEAPVKLAYSARNRSASIRIPHVSNPKGRRIETRFPDPMANPYLCFTALMMAGLDGIQNKIHPGEAADKNLYDLPPEEDAKIPTVCAGLDQALEALDKDREFLTRGGVFTDSMLDAYLALKEQELAKFRMTTHPIEFEMYYSL; encoded by the coding sequence ATGAGTAAAACCGTCGCCGACGTCATGCAGCTCGTGAAGGACGAGGACGTCAAGTTTGTCGATTTCCGCTTCACGGATACGCGCGGCAAGGAACAGCACGTGTCGGTACCGGTTTCGGCGTTTGACGAAGACAAGTTCGAAAGCGGCCATGCATTCGACGGCTCGTCGATCGCCGGCTGGAAGGGCATCGAGGCGTCGGACATGCTGCTCATGCCGGACCCGAGCGCTGCCTTCGTCGACCCGTTCTATGAAGAGTCGACCCTCGTGCTGACCTGCGACGTGGTCGAACCGGCCGACGGCAAGGGCTACGAGCGCGATCCGCGTTCGCTCGCGAAGCGCGGCGAAGCGTACCTGAAGAGCACGGGCATCGGCGACACGGCCTACTTCGGTCCGGAGCCGGAATTCTTCATTTTCGACTCGGTCCAGTGGAACACGGACATGTCGGGCTGCTTCGTGAAGATCAACTCCGAAGAAGCACCGTGGTCGGCAGGCAAGGAATTCGAAGGCGGCAACACGGGCCACCGTCCGGGCACGAAGGGCGGCTACTTCCCGGTCGCGCCGGTCGACACGTTCCAGGACATGCGTTCGGAAATGTGCCTGCTGCTCGAACAGCTCGGCATCCCGGTCGAAGTGCACCACCACGAAGTGGCGGGCCAGGGCCAGAACGAAATCGGCACGAAGTTCTCGACGCTGGTTCAGCGCGCCGACTGGACGCAATGGTCGAAGTACATCATCCATAACGTCGCGCACTCGTACGGCAAGACGGCGACGTTCATGCCGAAGCCGGTCGTCGGCGACAACGGTTCGGGCATGCACGTTCACCAGTCGATCTGGAAGGACGGCCAGAACCTGTTCGCGGGCAACGGCTATGCCGGCCTGTCGGAACTGGCGCTGTTCTACATCGGCGGCATCATCAAGCACGCCCGTGCGCTGAACGCGATCACGAACCCGACGACGAACTCGTACAAGCGTCTGGTCCCGCACTTCGAAGCCCCGGTCAAGCTCGCTTACTCGGCGCGTAACCGTTCGGCATCGATCCGCATTCCGCACGTGTCGAACCCGAAGGGTCGCCGTATCGAAACGCGCTTCCCGGATCCGATGGCGAACCCGTACCTGTGCTTCACGGCGCTGATGATGGCCGGCCTCGACGGGATCCAGAACAAGATTCATCCGGGCGAAGCCGCGGACAAGAACCTGTACGACCTGCCGCCGGAAGAGGATGCAAAGATCCCGACCGTCTGCGCGGGCCTCGACCAGGCACTGGAAGCGCTCGACAAGGATCGCGAGTTCCTGACGCGCGGCGGCGTGTTCACCGACAGCATGCTCGATGCGTACCTCGCGCTGAAGGAGCAGGAGCTGGCGAAGTTCCGCATGACGACGCATCCGATCGAGTTCGAGATGTACTACTCGCTGTAA
- the glnL gene encoding nitrogen regulation protein NR(II), with the protein MALKNLIKAKTGQPERLTEDERLARSGLLAGLEALPTVVIVLDRKTLRVAFANPSAEAMLDISRRQLAQRPWGEIFPNANELAATITAIGQERFHATHLDTVLDRPGHEALHVHAIVGFLETAPDFVLVELFENERQSRTDREERIHDLTAVNKQLIRNLAHEIKNPLGGIRGAAQLLEFELSERERGELREYTQVIIKESDRLQTLVDRLLEPHRHPHIVGDVNIHEVCERVRAVMLAEFPRGLTIERDYDVSVPDLRGDKEQLIQALLNIVRNAAQALRERIAQGDAKIELRTRVARKVTVAKRLYKLALDLHVVDNGPGIPEEIRDRIFYPLVSGRDDGSGLGLTLAQTFVQQHDGMIEVESRPGRTEFQILLPLDH; encoded by the coding sequence ATGGCTCTGAAAAATCTGATCAAGGCGAAGACGGGGCAGCCCGAGCGACTGACGGAAGACGAGCGGCTCGCGCGCTCGGGCCTGCTTGCGGGGCTGGAAGCACTGCCGACGGTCGTGATCGTGCTCGACCGCAAGACGCTCAGGGTCGCGTTCGCGAACCCGTCCGCGGAGGCGATGCTCGACATCTCGCGGCGGCAGCTCGCGCAGCGGCCGTGGGGCGAGATTTTTCCGAACGCGAACGAGCTCGCGGCAACGATCACCGCGATCGGCCAGGAGCGCTTTCACGCGACGCATCTCGACACGGTGCTCGACCGGCCCGGCCACGAGGCGCTGCACGTGCATGCGATCGTCGGCTTCCTCGAGACCGCGCCCGATTTCGTGCTCGTCGAACTGTTCGAGAACGAACGGCAGTCGCGCACGGATCGCGAGGAGCGGATCCACGACCTGACCGCGGTCAACAAGCAACTGATCCGCAATCTCGCGCACGAGATCAAGAACCCGCTCGGCGGCATTCGCGGCGCAGCCCAGCTGCTCGAATTCGAGCTGAGCGAGCGTGAGCGCGGCGAGCTGCGCGAATACACGCAGGTGATCATCAAGGAGTCCGACCGCCTGCAGACGCTCGTCGACCGCTTGCTGGAGCCGCACCGGCATCCGCACATCGTCGGCGACGTGAACATTCATGAAGTGTGCGAACGCGTGCGCGCGGTGATGCTCGCGGAATTTCCGCGCGGGCTCACGATCGAGCGCGACTACGACGTCAGCGTGCCCGACCTGCGCGGCGACAAGGAGCAGCTGATCCAGGCGCTGCTGAACATCGTGCGCAACGCGGCGCAGGCGCTGCGCGAGCGGATCGCGCAGGGCGACGCGAAGATCGAGCTGCGCACGCGCGTCGCGCGCAAGGTGACGGTCGCGAAGCGCCTGTACAAACTGGCACTGGACTTGCATGTAGTCGACAACGGGCCCGGCATTCCGGAAGAGATCCGCGACCGGATCTTCTATCCGCTCGTGTCCGGGCGCGACGACGGCAGCGGCCTCGGCCTCACGCTCGCGCAGACTTTCGTGCAGCAGCACGACGGGATGATCGAGGTCGAGAGCCGGCCGGGACGTACCGAATTTCAGATCCTGCTGCCGCTCGACCATTGA
- a CDS encoding competence/damage-inducible protein A: MSIGIIIIGDEILSGRRQDKHLAKVIELLGARGLALDWAEYVGDDPARITATLARAIASGDIVFCTGGIGATPDDHTRQCAAAALGVPLALHPEAKALISERIRETHTDPATPVDFDSPENRHRFNMGVFPVGATIIPNGYNRIPGFSVGELHFVPGFPVMAWPMIEWVLDTKYQHLHHVTPHAERSLFVFELPESTLTPLMESIERDFPGVRVFSLPSVGDAERGGIYARRHIDLGVKGEPEAVAAAFVKLREGVHLLGGDVVEPDAPRA, encoded by the coding sequence ATGAGCATCGGCATCATCATCATCGGCGACGAAATCCTTTCGGGCCGCCGACAAGACAAGCATCTGGCGAAGGTCATCGAGCTGCTCGGCGCGCGCGGCCTCGCGCTCGACTGGGCCGAATACGTCGGCGACGATCCGGCGCGGATCACCGCGACGCTCGCCCGCGCGATCGCGTCCGGCGACATCGTGTTTTGCACGGGCGGGATCGGCGCGACGCCGGACGACCATACGCGCCAGTGCGCCGCCGCCGCGCTCGGCGTGCCGCTCGCGCTGCATCCGGAAGCGAAGGCGCTGATTTCGGAGCGCATCCGCGAGACGCATACCGATCCGGCCACGCCGGTCGACTTCGATTCGCCGGAAAACCGGCACCGCTTCAACATGGGCGTGTTTCCGGTGGGCGCGACGATCATCCCGAACGGCTATAACCGGATTCCCGGTTTCTCGGTCGGCGAGCTCCATTTCGTGCCCGGCTTCCCGGTGATGGCGTGGCCGATGATCGAATGGGTGCTCGATACGAAGTACCAGCATCTCCATCATGTGACGCCGCACGCGGAGCGCTCGCTGTTCGTGTTCGAACTGCCCGAATCGACGTTGACGCCGCTGATGGAGAGCATCGAGCGCGATTTCCCCGGCGTGCGCGTCTTCAGCCTGCCGAGCGTGGGCGACGCGGAGCGCGGCGGGATCTACGCGCGCCGGCATATCGATCTCGGCGTGAAGGGCGAGCCGGAAGCGGTCGCGGCCGCGTTCGTGAAGCTGCGCGAAGGCGTGCACCTGCTCGGCGGCGATGTTGTCGAACCGGATGCGCCGCGCGCCTGA
- the ntrC gene encoding nitrogen regulation protein NR(I), with amino-acid sequence MKPIWIVDDDQSIRWVLEKALARDSFATKSFANVRDALAALDHETPQVLVSDIRMPGGSGLELLQAVHERLPDLPVIIMTAFSDLDSAVAAFQGGAFEYLAKPFDVDKAVELIRRAVEESLRGGAPQDERVAEAPEMLGQAPAMQDMFRAIGRLSHSAATVLITGESGTGKELVARALHRHSPRANGPFIALNTAAIPKDLLESELFGHERGAFTGAQTTRQGRFEQAENGTLFLDEIGDMPFDLQTRLLRVLSDGQFYRVGGHNPLRANVRVIAATHQNLEARVRQGLFREDLYHRLNVIRLRLPPLRERSEDIALLTRHFLQKSARDLGVEPKRVSDDALAYLTSLSFPGNVRQLENLANWLTVMAPAQTVEIKDLPPDLVPAGAPVTATADGIDAHGGASIGGGDALRVQPAAGAAPLTAAPVAAAPNGAPAGYPMWENGLRTEVARLLRENSADVMDELARRFEAAVIREALDFTRGRKVEAAERLGIGRNTITRKIQELHLEP; translated from the coding sequence ATGAAGCCGATCTGGATAGTAGACGACGACCAATCGATCCGCTGGGTGCTCGAAAAGGCACTCGCCCGGGACAGCTTCGCGACGAAGAGTTTCGCGAACGTGCGCGACGCGCTGGCCGCGCTCGACCACGAGACGCCGCAGGTGCTCGTATCCGACATCCGGATGCCGGGCGGCTCCGGCCTCGAGTTGTTGCAGGCGGTGCACGAGCGTCTGCCGGACCTGCCCGTCATCATCATGACGGCGTTCTCCGATCTCGACAGCGCCGTCGCGGCGTTCCAGGGCGGCGCGTTCGAATATCTCGCGAAGCCGTTCGACGTCGACAAGGCGGTGGAGCTGATCCGCCGCGCGGTCGAGGAAAGCCTGCGCGGCGGCGCGCCGCAGGACGAGCGCGTGGCCGAGGCGCCCGAGATGCTCGGCCAGGCGCCCGCGATGCAGGACATGTTCCGCGCGATCGGCCGCCTGTCGCATTCGGCCGCGACCGTGCTGATCACCGGCGAATCGGGCACCGGCAAGGAGCTCGTCGCACGGGCGCTCCACCGGCACAGCCCGCGCGCGAACGGACCGTTCATCGCGCTGAACACCGCGGCGATCCCGAAGGACCTGCTCGAATCCGAACTGTTCGGCCATGAGCGCGGCGCGTTCACCGGCGCGCAGACGACGCGCCAGGGCCGCTTCGAACAGGCCGAGAACGGCACGCTGTTCCTCGACGAAATCGGCGACATGCCGTTCGACCTGCAGACGCGCTTGTTGCGCGTGCTGTCGGACGGGCAGTTCTACCGCGTCGGCGGCCACAACCCGCTGCGCGCGAACGTGCGCGTGATCGCCGCGACGCATCAGAATCTCGAGGCGCGCGTGCGGCAGGGGCTGTTCCGCGAGGACCTTTACCACCGGCTCAACGTGATCCGGCTGCGGCTGCCGCCGCTGCGCGAACGCAGCGAGGATATCGCGCTGCTCACGCGCCACTTCCTGCAGAAGAGCGCGCGCGATCTCGGCGTCGAGCCCAAGCGCGTGTCCGACGACGCGCTGGCGTACCTGACGTCGTTGTCGTTCCCCGGCAACGTGCGGCAGCTCGAGAATCTCGCGAACTGGCTGACCGTGATGGCGCCAGCGCAGACGGTCGAGATCAAGGATCTGCCGCCCGACCTCGTGCCGGCAGGCGCGCCGGTGACTGCGACGGCCGATGGCATCGATGCGCACGGCGGCGCGAGCATCGGCGGTGGCGACGCGCTGCGCGTACAGCCGGCGGCCGGTGCGGCGCCGTTGACGGCGGCGCCCGTCGCGGCCGCGCCGAACGGTGCGCCGGCCGGCTATCCGATGTGGGAAAACGGGCTGCGCACCGAAGTCGCACGGCTGTTGCGCGAGAACTCGGCCGACGTGATGGACGAGCTCGCGCGCCGCTTCGAGGCGGCCGT
- a CDS encoding rhodanese-like domain-containing protein translates to MSTLDQLYAKAEERRTQGALNYAGALLPVEAFELLQLDPSARLVDVRTRAELDWVGRPLVGDGQYLHVEWTRYPGGVPNAEFVNELKAALPADTPILFLCRSAARSKLAAVASAHAGFTKAFDLLEGFEGGKDGEGHRKTVDGWCFRKLPWIGA, encoded by the coding sequence ATGAGTACGCTCGATCAGCTTTACGCGAAGGCCGAAGAACGCCGCACCCAAGGCGCGCTCAACTATGCCGGCGCGCTGCTGCCGGTCGAGGCATTCGAACTGCTGCAGCTCGACCCGTCGGCGCGCCTTGTCGACGTGCGCACCCGCGCCGAGCTCGACTGGGTCGGCCGCCCGCTCGTCGGCGACGGCCAGTACCTGCACGTCGAATGGACGCGCTATCCGGGCGGCGTACCGAACGCCGAATTCGTCAACGAACTGAAGGCAGCCCTCCCGGCCGATACGCCCATCCTGTTCCTGTGCCGCAGCGCCGCGCGCTCGAAGCTCGCCGCGGTCGCGTCGGCGCACGCCGGCTTCACGAAGGCGTTCGACCTGCTCGAAGGCTTCGAAGGCGGCAAGGACGGCGAAGGCCACCGCAAGACGGTCGACGGCTGGTGCTTCCGGAAACTGCCGTGGATCGGCGCCTGA